The following proteins are co-located in the Brevibacillus laterosporus DSM 25 genome:
- a CDS encoding Rrf2 family transcriptional regulator yields the protein MVNSRFAVAIHILSIVASTPCGQATSAYIAGSVNTNPVVIRRISSMLKKAGMIESKVGAPGATLTKSPEEISLLDVYKAVQSPDELFAIHEEPNPACPIGKQIQHTLTDVFLSAQQAMEQELASKTVADVLHGMGMGKNVRE from the coding sequence ATGGTAAATAGTCGTTTTGCAGTAGCTATTCATATCCTTTCAATCGTAGCATCTACACCCTGTGGACAGGCTACATCGGCTTATATAGCTGGCAGTGTAAATACAAATCCTGTGGTAATTCGTCGTATTAGCAGTATGTTAAAAAAAGCAGGAATGATAGAGTCTAAGGTCGGAGCCCCAGGTGCCACGTTAACGAAAAGCCCAGAGGAGATATCTCTTCTTGATGTTTACAAAGCAGTACAAAGCCCTGATGAGCTATTTGCAATCCATGAGGAACCTAATCCAGCATGTCCAATTGGAAAGCAGATCCAACATACTCTGACTGATGTTTTTTTGAGTGCCCAGCAGGCGATGGAGCAAGAACTGGCAAGTAAAACAGTAGCAGATGTGTTACATGGAATGGGTATGGGTAAAAATGTAAGAGAGTAG
- a CDS encoding inorganic phosphate transporter — translation MDSVLFILVCIIILGLTFDFINGFHDTANTIATSVTTRALPPQVAIVMAALMNFFGALLFTGVAQTITKDIVDPFSLENGSIVLLCALIGAIAWNLITWYYGIPSSSSHALVGSIAGAAIASEGLWSLNYSGFIRIMEALLISPVAALAIGFLVMSLFKIVFRNSNLAKTNKGFRIFQIMTAALQSFSHGTNDAQKTMGIMTMALITAGFQTTTDIPTWIRVSVALAMGLGTMVGGWRIIKTVGGKITKLKPVSGAAADLSSAFIIFGFTFLHLPVSTTHVISSSIMGVGSAQRVKDVKWGVARRIVFTWIITMPITALLSAGLYKVVMLFV, via the coding sequence TAACGGTTTTCACGATACAGCCAATACAATTGCCACTTCCGTTACCACAAGAGCGTTGCCTCCTCAAGTAGCGATTGTAATGGCGGCTTTGATGAATTTTTTTGGTGCGTTATTGTTTACAGGTGTAGCCCAAACCATTACGAAAGATATTGTCGATCCTTTTTCCCTTGAAAATGGTTCGATTGTACTTCTATGCGCCCTTATTGGAGCAATAGCTTGGAATCTCATTACGTGGTATTATGGAATTCCTAGTAGTTCGTCACATGCGCTGGTTGGTTCAATTGCTGGTGCTGCTATCGCTTCAGAAGGTTTATGGAGCTTAAATTATTCAGGGTTTATTCGTATAATGGAAGCTTTGCTCATATCGCCTGTCGCAGCGTTGGCTATTGGGTTTTTAGTCATGTCCTTATTCAAAATCGTATTCCGCAATTCTAATCTGGCTAAAACGAACAAGGGATTTCGCATTTTTCAAATCATGACAGCTGCTTTGCAATCATTTAGCCATGGAACCAATGATGCTCAAAAAACAATGGGGATTATGACGATGGCTTTAATCACAGCGGGCTTCCAGACAACTACAGATATTCCAACATGGATTCGTGTATCTGTCGCCTTAGCAATGGGACTTGGTACCATGGTAGGTGGATGGAGAATCATTAAAACAGTTGGAGGCAAAATTACCAAATTAAAACCGGTTAGCGGTGCGGCAGCAGATTTGTCGTCAGCCTTTATCATTTTTGGATTTACTTTCCTGCACTTGCCTGTTAGTACCACACATGTAATTTCTTCCTCAATTATGGGGGTAGGATCAGCACAGCGTGTGAAAGATGTAAAGTGGGGAGTAGCACGACGAATCGTGTTCACTTGGATAATCACTATGCCGATAACTGCACTGTTATCAGCTGGTTTATACAAGGTAGTCATGCTATTTGTGTAA